Proteins found in one Miscanthus floridulus cultivar M001 chromosome 4, ASM1932011v1, whole genome shotgun sequence genomic segment:
- the LOC136552664 gene encoding uncharacterized protein isoform X1, with the protein MPPRVPRRRQCPSSEPPLSGDRRRRIRPETSLQAALVHRSRCLVAPTAIILLMVQRFFIGKKRIKRKYSSTKMQPLRPARRTGYLQDQLNIRSVEANIMGEHIHSLELKLTELEKFPERVRVMDNELIRSDSQCWLLMEEVRCKEEELQKAAAQIEKLESTALDSQCEIESLKLDLSNLEQRLLDTESFTQHAAEHKAQIDKLLGEHELQLHEAQRTIDQLVLENKQLIELLPVRAPKQSPSGSGQQVDKTLENGVHAECESGDVILEKMAKRNEESELLIEQLKEELRGQKLKAKEDAEDLTQEMAELRYQITGMLEEEYKRRSCIEQAAIQHIQELETQVSKEKTKLSGALRRLQESHELAHTQAMEIKKLKAALERFNSMTNLGTVCKSCSCGFSAMLIELSNCSIEGPSGGARPPSSNHIDEKSQNRALIEWRPGEASDGDGG; encoded by the exons ATGCCACCTCGTGTCCCGCGGCGACGCCAGTGCCCGTCCTCGGAGCCGCCTCTCTCCGGCGATCGCCGGAGACGGATACGGCCGGAGACGTCACTGCAGGCCGCGCTCGTGCACCGAAGCAG ATGTCTAGTAGCTCCAACGGCCATTATCCTGCTAATGGTGCAAAGGTTCTTCATAGGAAAGAAAAGAATAAAGAG AAAGTACAGCTCGACAAAAATGCAGCCTCTTCGGCCTGCCAGAAGGACAG GATATTTGCAGGATCAGTTAAATATACGGAGCGTTGAAGCAAACATCATGGGGGAGCATATTCACAGTCTTGAACTGAAGCTGACTGAACTTGAAAAGTTCCCAGAAAGAGTGAGAGTGATGGACAATGAGCTGATACGATCTGATTCTCAGTGCTGGCTTCTGATGGAAGAAGTCAGATGTAAAGAAGAGGAGTTGCAGAAGGCAGCCGCACAGATAGAGAAGCTTGAAAGTACAGCTTTAGATTCACAATGCGAAATTGAGAGCTTGAAACTTGATTTGAGTAATCTTGAGCAGAGACTACTTGATACCGAAAGCTTTACCCAACATGCTGCTGAGCACAAAGCTCAAATTGACAAATTACTGGGAGAACATGAGCTCCAGCTACACGAGGCACAGAGAACTATTGATCAACTTGTACTGGAGAATAAGCAACTGATAGAGCTATTGCCTGTAAGAGCTCCTAAACAATCCCCTTCTGGATCTGGGCAGCAAGTTGACAAAACATTGGAGAACGGTGTTCATGCAGAATGTGAAAGTGGTGATGTAATTCTTGAAAAGATGGCAAAACGAAATGAAGAATCTGAACTTCTAATTGAGCAGCTCAAG GAAGAGCTTCGAGGACAAAAGTTAAAGGCAAAAGAGGATGCGGAAGATCTCACCCAAGAAATGGCTGAACTAAGGTACCAGATAACAGGCATGCTTGAGGAAGAATACAAGCGTCGATCTTGCATTGAGCAGGCAGCTATTCAACATATTCAGGAGCTGGAGACTCAG GTCTCCAAAGAGAAGACAAAGTTGAGTGGGGCACTTAGGCGATTGCAGGAATCACATGAACTAGCTCACACACAAGCTATGGAGATTAAGAAGTTGAAGGCTGCTTTGGAG AGATTTAACTCCATGACGAACCTGGGCACAGTTTGCAAATCTTGCTCTTGCGGGTTCTCTGCAATGTTGATAGAATTGTCTAATTGCTCGATCGAAGGACCCTCAGGCGGCGCCAGACCCCCCAGTTCCAACCACATTGATGAGAAGTCACAGAACCGAGCTCTAATAGAGTGGCGTCCTGGTGAAGCTTCAGACGGTGACGGCGGGTAG
- the LOC136552664 gene encoding uncharacterized protein isoform X4 has product MGEHIHSLELKLTELEKFPERVRVMDNELIRSDSQCWLLMEEVRCKEEELQKAAAQIEKLESTALDSQCEIESLKLDLSNLEQRLLDTESFTQHAAEHKAQIDKLLGEHELQLHEAQRTIDQLVLENKQLIELLPVRAPKQSPSGSGQQVDKTLENGVHAECESGDVILEKMAKRNEESELLIEQLKEELRGQKLKAKEDAEDLTQEMAELRYQITGMLEEEYKRRSCIEQAAIQHIQELETQVSKEKTKLSGALRRLQESHELAHTQAMEIKKLKAALERFNSMTNLGTVCKSCSCGFSAMLIELSNCSIEGPSGGARPPSSNHIDEKSQNRALIEWRPGEASDGDGG; this is encoded by the exons ATGGGGGAGCATATTCACAGTCTTGAACTGAAGCTGACTGAACTTGAAAAGTTCCCAGAAAGAGTGAGAGTGATGGACAATGAGCTGATACGATCTGATTCTCAGTGCTGGCTTCTGATGGAAGAAGTCAGATGTAAAGAAGAGGAGTTGCAGAAGGCAGCCGCACAGATAGAGAAGCTTGAAAGTACAGCTTTAGATTCACAATGCGAAATTGAGAGCTTGAAACTTGATTTGAGTAATCTTGAGCAGAGACTACTTGATACCGAAAGCTTTACCCAACATGCTGCTGAGCACAAAGCTCAAATTGACAAATTACTGGGAGAACATGAGCTCCAGCTACACGAGGCACAGAGAACTATTGATCAACTTGTACTGGAGAATAAGCAACTGATAGAGCTATTGCCTGTAAGAGCTCCTAAACAATCCCCTTCTGGATCTGGGCAGCAAGTTGACAAAACATTGGAGAACGGTGTTCATGCAGAATGTGAAAGTGGTGATGTAATTCTTGAAAAGATGGCAAAACGAAATGAAGAATCTGAACTTCTAATTGAGCAGCTCAAG GAAGAGCTTCGAGGACAAAAGTTAAAGGCAAAAGAGGATGCGGAAGATCTCACCCAAGAAATGGCTGAACTAAGGTACCAGATAACAGGCATGCTTGAGGAAGAATACAAGCGTCGATCTTGCATTGAGCAGGCAGCTATTCAACATATTCAGGAGCTGGAGACTCAG GTCTCCAAAGAGAAGACAAAGTTGAGTGGGGCACTTAGGCGATTGCAGGAATCACATGAACTAGCTCACACACAAGCTATGGAGATTAAGAAGTTGAAGGCTGCTTTGGAG AGATTTAACTCCATGACGAACCTGGGCACAGTTTGCAAATCTTGCTCTTGCGGGTTCTCTGCAATGTTGATAGAATTGTCTAATTGCTCGATCGAAGGACCCTCAGGCGGCGCCAGACCCCCCAGTTCCAACCACATTGATGAGAAGTCACAGAACCGAGCTCTAATAGAGTGGCGTCCTGGTGAAGCTTCAGACGGTGACGGCGGGTAG
- the LOC136552663 gene encoding small ribosomal subunit protein eS1-like, whose protein sequence is MAVGKNKRISKGKKGGKKKTVDPFSKKDWYDIKAPSVFSVRNIGKTLVSRTQGTKIASEGLKHRVFEVSLADLQSDEDQAYRKIRLRAEDVQGRNVLTNFWGMSFTTDKLRSLVKKWQTLIEAHVDVKTTDNYMLRLFCIGFTKRRPNQVKRTCYAQASQIRQIRRKMTEIMSNQASTCDLKELVSKFIPEVIGKEIEKATCSIFPLQNVFIRKVKILKAPKFDIGKLMEVHGDYAKEDVGVKMDRPAEGDEAMGGQEVAAAE, encoded by the exons ATGGCGGTTGGCAAGAATAAGCGTATCTCCAAGGGCAAGAAGGGAGGCAAGAAGAAGAC CGTGGATCCGTTCAGCAAAAAGGATTGGTATGATATCAAGGCTCCGTCGGTCTTCAGCGTGCGCAACATCGGCAAGACCCTGGTCTCCAGGACACAGGGCACCAAG ATTGCCTCTGAGGGTTTAAAGCACAGAGTATTTGAGGTCTCCTTGGCTGATCTTCAGAGTGATGAAGACCAGGCATACAGGAAGATCAGACTTCGAGCAGAGGATGTACAAGGGAGAAATGTTCTCACAAACTTCTGG GGTATGTCCTTTACAACGGACAAGCTCCGTTCGCTGGTTAAGAAGTGGCAGACACTTATCGAGGCTCATGTCGATGTCAAGACCACTGATAATTACATGCTGCGGCTTTTCTGCATTGGGTTCACCAAGAGGCGGCCCAATCAAGTGAAGCGCACTTGCTATGCTCAGGCAAGCCAAATCAGACAG ATTCGTCGGAAGATGACCGAAATCATGAGCAACCAAGCTTCAACTTGTGATCTGAAAGAGCTCGTGTCCAAGTTCATCCCTGAGGTCATTGGAAAGGAAATCGAGAAAGCCACCTGTAGCATATTCCCCTTGCAAAATGTCTTCATCCGCAAGGTGAAGATCCTGAAAGCACCAAAGTTCGACATTGGAAAGCTCATGGAG GTCCATGGTGACTATGCCAAGGAGGATGTTGGTGTCAAGATGGACAGGCCTGCTGAAGGTGACGAGGCAATGGGAGGacaggaggttgctgcagctgagtgA
- the LOC136552664 gene encoding uncharacterized protein isoform X2 codes for MSSSSNGHYPANGAKVLHRKEKNKEKVQLDKNAASSACQKDRYYIEKLETELMNCYQEIGYLQDQLNIRSVEANIMGEHIHSLELKLTELEKFPERVRVMDNELIRSDSQCWLLMEEVRCKEEELQKAAAQIEKLESTALDSQCEIESLKLDLSNLEQRLLDTESFTQHAAEHKAQIDKLLGEHELQLHEAQRTIDQLVLENKQLIELLPVRAPKQSPSGSGQQVDKTLENGVHAECESGDVILEKMAKRNEESELLIEQLKEELRGQKLKAKEDAEDLTQEMAELRYQITGMLEEEYKRRSCIEQAAIQHIQELETQVSKEKTKLSGALRRLQESHELAHTQAMEIKKLKAALERFNSMTNLGTVCKSCSCGFSAMLIELSNCSIEGPSGGARPPSSNHIDEKSQNRALIEWRPGEASDGDGG; via the exons ATGTCTAGTAGCTCCAACGGCCATTATCCTGCTAATGGTGCAAAGGTTCTTCATAGGAAAGAAAAGAATAAAGAG AAAGTACAGCTCGACAAAAATGCAGCCTCTTCGGCCTGCCAGAAGGACAGGTATTATATTGAGAAATTAGAAACAGAATTGATGAACTGCTATCAGGAAATTG GATATTTGCAGGATCAGTTAAATATACGGAGCGTTGAAGCAAACATCATGGGGGAGCATATTCACAGTCTTGAACTGAAGCTGACTGAACTTGAAAAGTTCCCAGAAAGAGTGAGAGTGATGGACAATGAGCTGATACGATCTGATTCTCAGTGCTGGCTTCTGATGGAAGAAGTCAGATGTAAAGAAGAGGAGTTGCAGAAGGCAGCCGCACAGATAGAGAAGCTTGAAAGTACAGCTTTAGATTCACAATGCGAAATTGAGAGCTTGAAACTTGATTTGAGTAATCTTGAGCAGAGACTACTTGATACCGAAAGCTTTACCCAACATGCTGCTGAGCACAAAGCTCAAATTGACAAATTACTGGGAGAACATGAGCTCCAGCTACACGAGGCACAGAGAACTATTGATCAACTTGTACTGGAGAATAAGCAACTGATAGAGCTATTGCCTGTAAGAGCTCCTAAACAATCCCCTTCTGGATCTGGGCAGCAAGTTGACAAAACATTGGAGAACGGTGTTCATGCAGAATGTGAAAGTGGTGATGTAATTCTTGAAAAGATGGCAAAACGAAATGAAGAATCTGAACTTCTAATTGAGCAGCTCAAG GAAGAGCTTCGAGGACAAAAGTTAAAGGCAAAAGAGGATGCGGAAGATCTCACCCAAGAAATGGCTGAACTAAGGTACCAGATAACAGGCATGCTTGAGGAAGAATACAAGCGTCGATCTTGCATTGAGCAGGCAGCTATTCAACATATTCAGGAGCTGGAGACTCAG GTCTCCAAAGAGAAGACAAAGTTGAGTGGGGCACTTAGGCGATTGCAGGAATCACATGAACTAGCTCACACACAAGCTATGGAGATTAAGAAGTTGAAGGCTGCTTTGGAG AGATTTAACTCCATGACGAACCTGGGCACAGTTTGCAAATCTTGCTCTTGCGGGTTCTCTGCAATGTTGATAGAATTGTCTAATTGCTCGATCGAAGGACCCTCAGGCGGCGCCAGACCCCCCAGTTCCAACCACATTGATGAGAAGTCACAGAACCGAGCTCTAATAGAGTGGCGTCCTGGTGAAGCTTCAGACGGTGACGGCGGGTAG
- the LOC136552664 gene encoding uncharacterized protein isoform X3 has product MVQRFFIGKKRIKRKYSSTKMQPLRPARRTGYLQDQLNIRSVEANIMGEHIHSLELKLTELEKFPERVRVMDNELIRSDSQCWLLMEEVRCKEEELQKAAAQIEKLESTALDSQCEIESLKLDLSNLEQRLLDTESFTQHAAEHKAQIDKLLGEHELQLHEAQRTIDQLVLENKQLIELLPVRAPKQSPSGSGQQVDKTLENGVHAECESGDVILEKMAKRNEESELLIEQLKEELRGQKLKAKEDAEDLTQEMAELRYQITGMLEEEYKRRSCIEQAAIQHIQELETQVSKEKTKLSGALRRLQESHELAHTQAMEIKKLKAALERFNSMTNLGTVCKSCSCGFSAMLIELSNCSIEGPSGGARPPSSNHIDEKSQNRALIEWRPGEASDGDGG; this is encoded by the exons ATGGTGCAAAGGTTCTTCATAGGAAAGAAAAGAATAAAGAG AAAGTACAGCTCGACAAAAATGCAGCCTCTTCGGCCTGCCAGAAGGACAG GATATTTGCAGGATCAGTTAAATATACGGAGCGTTGAAGCAAACATCATGGGGGAGCATATTCACAGTCTTGAACTGAAGCTGACTGAACTTGAAAAGTTCCCAGAAAGAGTGAGAGTGATGGACAATGAGCTGATACGATCTGATTCTCAGTGCTGGCTTCTGATGGAAGAAGTCAGATGTAAAGAAGAGGAGTTGCAGAAGGCAGCCGCACAGATAGAGAAGCTTGAAAGTACAGCTTTAGATTCACAATGCGAAATTGAGAGCTTGAAACTTGATTTGAGTAATCTTGAGCAGAGACTACTTGATACCGAAAGCTTTACCCAACATGCTGCTGAGCACAAAGCTCAAATTGACAAATTACTGGGAGAACATGAGCTCCAGCTACACGAGGCACAGAGAACTATTGATCAACTTGTACTGGAGAATAAGCAACTGATAGAGCTATTGCCTGTAAGAGCTCCTAAACAATCCCCTTCTGGATCTGGGCAGCAAGTTGACAAAACATTGGAGAACGGTGTTCATGCAGAATGTGAAAGTGGTGATGTAATTCTTGAAAAGATGGCAAAACGAAATGAAGAATCTGAACTTCTAATTGAGCAGCTCAAG GAAGAGCTTCGAGGACAAAAGTTAAAGGCAAAAGAGGATGCGGAAGATCTCACCCAAGAAATGGCTGAACTAAGGTACCAGATAACAGGCATGCTTGAGGAAGAATACAAGCGTCGATCTTGCATTGAGCAGGCAGCTATTCAACATATTCAGGAGCTGGAGACTCAG GTCTCCAAAGAGAAGACAAAGTTGAGTGGGGCACTTAGGCGATTGCAGGAATCACATGAACTAGCTCACACACAAGCTATGGAGATTAAGAAGTTGAAGGCTGCTTTGGAG AGATTTAACTCCATGACGAACCTGGGCACAGTTTGCAAATCTTGCTCTTGCGGGTTCTCTGCAATGTTGATAGAATTGTCTAATTGCTCGATCGAAGGACCCTCAGGCGGCGCCAGACCCCCCAGTTCCAACCACATTGATGAGAAGTCACAGAACCGAGCTCTAATAGAGTGGCGTCCTGGTGAAGCTTCAGACGGTGACGGCGGGTAG